The following coding sequences are from one Danio rerio strain Tuebingen ecotype United States chromosome 21, GRCz12tu, whole genome shotgun sequence window:
- the clint1b gene encoding uncharacterized protein clint1b isoform X23 — protein sequence MSLPSLSLCAGEASMEALELELEEVESQIRALVVRRSRLRERLLAVPNAKAVSSPKVRGNYNHIIPSTSTPRPSLSRPSAPGARLSQASFTPTPGYHGAWVQPRKVLPRSRGRTSPPVFEISTENRFSPLRESGPDVAIIGDSIVRHVRAASSKGNKVRTFCFPGARVKNISTQIPTILGAAESPGAVVLHVGTNDTGLRQSEILKKDFRSLIETVRRTSPATQIIVSGPLPTYRRGNERFSRLLALNEWLITWCKEQKLLFANNWNLFWERPRLFRPDGLHPSRAGAELLSDNISRLLRTI from the coding sequence atgtcgcttccgtctctgtccttgtgtgcaggagaagcatcgatggaggcgttggagctggagctggaagaagtggagtcccagatccgcgCGCTGGTGGTAAGACGGTCGCGGCTACGGGAACGGCTCCTCGCcgtacctaatgctaaggccgtctcatcacctaaggtacgtggaaattacaaccacatcattccctctacctcaaccccgcgtccttctctgtccaggcccagcgcacccggggcgcggctcagccaggcgtcgttcacgccgacacccggctaccacggcgcctgggtgcagccgcgcaaggtgcttcccagatcccggggcagaacgtctccgcctgtgttcgagatctccacggagaaccgcttctcccctctccgcgagtcgggtcccgatgtggccatcatcggtgactcgatcgttcgtcacgtccgtgccgcctcctcaaaaggtaataaagtacgtactttctgctttcctggtgcccgtgtgaaaaatatttctacacagattccaaccatcctgggcgctgccgagagccctggtgccgttgtcctccacgtggggacaaacgacaccgggctccggcagtcggagatcctgaagaaggacttcaggagcctgatcgagacggttcgacgcacctcgcccgccacgcagatcatcgtttctgggccgcttcctacctaccgccgaggaaatgaaaggttcagtagacttttagctttgaatgaatggctaataacatggtgtaaagaacagaaattgctctttgctaataactggaatcttttctgggagcgtcctaggctcttccgtcctgacggcctgcaccccagtcgagccggagctgaactcctgtcagacaacatctccagattacttcgcaccatctga
- the clint1b gene encoding uncharacterized protein clint1b isoform X25, producing MHYKEKHRWRRWSWSWKKWSPRSARWWPSAPGARLSQASFTPTPGYHGAWVQPRKVLPRSRGRTSPPVFEISTENRFSPLRESGPDVAIIGDSIVRHVRAASSKGNKVRTFCFPGARVKNISTQIPTILGAAESPGAVVLHVGTNDTGLRQSEILKKDFRSLIETVRRTSPATQIIVSGPLPTYRRGNERFSRLLALNEWLITWCKEQKLLFANNWNLFWERPRLFRPDGLHPSRAGAELLSDNISRLLRTI from the exons gagaagcatcgatggaggcgttggagctggagctggaagaagtggagtcccagatccgcgCGCTGGTG gcccagcgcacccggggcgcggctcagccaggcgtcgttcacgccgacacccggctaccacggcgcctgggtgcagccgcgcaaggtgcttcccagatcccggggcagaacgtctccgcctgtgttcgagatctccacggagaaccgcttctcccctctccgcgagtcgggtcccgatgtggccatcatcggtgactcgatcgttcgtcacgtccgtgccgcctcctcaaaaggtaataaagtacgtactttctgctttcctggtgcccgtgtgaaaaatatttctacacagattccaaccatcctgggcgctgccgagagccctggtgccgttgtcctccacgtggggacaaacgacaccgggctccggcagtcggagatcctgaagaaggacttcaggagcctgatcgagacggttcgacgcacctcgcccgccacgcagatcatcgtttctgggccgcttcctacctaccgccgaggaaatgaaaggttcagtagacttttagctttgaatgaatggctaataacatggtgtaaagaacagaaattgctctttgctaataactggaatcttttctgggagcgtcctaggctcttccgtcctgacggcctgcaccccagtcgagccggagctgaactcctgtcagacaacatctccagattacttcgcaccatctga
- the clint1b gene encoding uncharacterized protein clint1b isoform X24 — MEALELELEEVESQIRALVVRRSRLRERLLAVPNAKAVSSPKVRGNYNHIIPSTSTPRPSLSRPSAPGARLSQASFTPTPGYHGAWVQPRKVLPRSRGRTSPPVFEISTENRFSPLRESGPDVAIIGDSIVRHVRAASSKGNKVRTFCFPGARVKNISTQIPTILGAAESPGAVVLHVGTNDTGLRQSEILKKDFRSLIETVRRTSPATQIIVSGPLPTYRRGNERFSRLLALNEWLITWCKEQKLLFANNWNLFWERPRLFRPDGLHPSRAGAELLSDNISRLLRTI; from the coding sequence atggaggcgttggagctggagctggaagaagtggagtcccagatccgcgCGCTGGTGGTAAGACGGTCGCGGCTACGGGAACGGCTCCTCGCcgtacctaatgctaaggccgtctcatcacctaaggtacgtggaaattacaaccacatcattccctctacctcaaccccgcgtccttctctgtccaggcccagcgcacccggggcgcggctcagccaggcgtcgttcacgccgacacccggctaccacggcgcctgggtgcagccgcgcaaggtgcttcccagatcccggggcagaacgtctccgcctgtgttcgagatctccacggagaaccgcttctcccctctccgcgagtcgggtcccgatgtggccatcatcggtgactcgatcgttcgtcacgtccgtgccgcctcctcaaaaggtaataaagtacgtactttctgctttcctggtgcccgtgtgaaaaatatttctacacagattccaaccatcctgggcgctgccgagagccctggtgccgttgtcctccacgtggggacaaacgacaccgggctccggcagtcggagatcctgaagaaggacttcaggagcctgatcgagacggttcgacgcacctcgcccgccacgcagatcatcgtttctgggccgcttcctacctaccgccgaggaaatgaaaggttcagtagacttttagctttgaatgaatggctaataacatggtgtaaagaacagaaattgctctttgctaataactggaatcttttctgggagcgtcctaggctcttccgtcctgacggcctgcaccccagtcgagccggagctgaactcctgtcagacaacatctccagattacttcgcaccatctga